A region of the Halosolutus amylolyticus genome:
TGCCGATCGTCGGACCGGTCGCTCAGTCCGACTCGGCTCCCGTTTCGATCGACCTGCCGATCGTCGGACCGGTCGCTCAGTCCGACTCGGCTCCCGTTTCGATCGGTACCGGTTTCGGTCCCTCGAAGTCGAGTTCGATCGTCTCCGTGAACGTACTGTCGGCGCGGAACTTCGGGATCGAGAGGTAGTGTTCGACGTCCGTCCCGAGCCCCGGCGCGACCGTATGCAGGTCGAAGACGGCGTCGACGGCGTGGACCGTCGCCGATCGGTTCGCGGGCCGATCGGACCCGTTCAAGCAGTGTAGCAGGGCGACGCTACCGGTCTCGACCATTCGTTCTTTCAGTTCGTTCAGGAAGCTGACGTACTCGAACCGGTCGTGGCGCTCCAGCGGGTCGACCGGGTCGACGACGAGCGTCGCGCCGTCGGGGAGCTTCTCGATCATTTCCGTCGCGTCCTCGAGCGCCGTCGCCCCGCCGACGTGACGGATCGTCGGATTCCCGGTCTCGACCGACGCCGACTCGATCGCTCGGCTGACGTTCGCCGCCGTCCGCTCGGTCGAGAGGTACAGCGTCCCGCGCGGCGCGGTCGCCTCGTAGCAGAACTGCTCCGACTGGCTCGCCGGTTCGGCGGTCAGCCCCACGACGGAACCGGGTGCCAGACCGCCGCCCAGTCGCCGATCGAGGGCGTCGGTTCCGATCTGGAGCAGGTCGTCGTCGTACTCCGGCGGCGTCCGATCGGTCGCGTTTCGCGTCTGGAGCGTCTCGACGATCGTCTCGTAGGCCGTCGTCGCGTCCCCGTCCGTCAGCGGCGATTCGGTCTCCGGGACGACGCCCAGAACGGGGACGTCGACCCACGACTCGACCGCCGCTGGCACCTCGTCGCACCTGTTCAGCACCGCCCCGAGTACCGGCACGCCGAGTCGACGCGCCATCTCGACCGTCGTTTCGGCGGCGGTGAGGCTCCGGTCGCTATCGGTCGTGACGACGATCACGCCGTCCGCCGCCGACAGCGGTTCGACCACGTCCGGCCCCGCTCCCGACGGACAGTCGACGATCGTCTGTACCGAGTCGACCTCCGCTCGTTCGAACGCCGCCTCGAAGTCGAGATCGTCGGACGATTTCGGTGCCGGGACGATCCCCGCACTCGACGTGCGCGGGCTCGTCTGTGCGACCGCTCGAACGGACGTGTCGGCCGTCAACGCGGCGAGCGTCGGCTCGCGGTCGACGCCCCCCATCACGTGCAGGTTCGGCAGTTGCCGATCGGCGTCGATCGCGACGGCTGGCGTCCCCGTTCGCGCGAACCCCTCGGTGAGGCCGAGCGTCGTTACCGTCTTCCCACACCCGCCTTTCGCACCGGCGATGGCGATCATGTCGGGATTGGTGCGCCCTCCTTTTTGAACCTGTACACGCCGCTGTCGCGATCGCCAGCGCTGTCGCTCGTGATCGATCGATGGCGGATTCTACGGGTTCCGCTCACCGGTCCGGCGATCTACCTGCCCCTGCGGTACCTCCGGTCCGGCGTCCCCTTCAGCCGTAGTTCTTCAGTTCCGTCGCCGTCGATCGGATCGCCATCCGGGAGACGTTCGCGAGGTCGGCGACGTCCGTCTGGGTGACGTCGACCCCGTGATCGTAGGCTGCCCGGTAGATACAGGCGGCCGCGACCCCGCTCGGATTCTTCCCGCCCATGCGCCCGCTCTCGAGCAACCACGTCGCGTACTCCCGGGCACGGTTCTCGACGTCAGCCTCGAGATCGAGTCTGGAGGTGTACCGCGGCAGGTACTCGACCGGCGAGATCGGGCCCACCGGCAGTCCGAGCTCCCGGTTCAGCGCGTCGTAGGCCGCTTTGAGTTCGTTCTTCTCCGCGCGTGCCCGTTCGACGACCTCGTCCATCGTCCGTGCGATCGACTGGACGCGACAGGTCGCGTACACCGCCGCCGCCGAGAACCCCTCGAGCGATCGTCCACAGAGGAGGTTCTCGTGCTGTGCCGACTCGAAGAGCGTACAGGACTGTTCGCGAACGGCGGTCGGCAGCGACAGCGAGGAGACCAGCCGACGGATCTCGGTGAACCCGTAGGCCTTGTTTCGTTCCGCTTTCGACGAGAACCGCGCCCTGTTGTGCTGGCGGCGCATCCGGACCAGCTGTCGCTGGCGGTTCCCCGTCACCTCCGTTCCCGTTCCGAACCCGATCTCGGTCGACAGGCCCCTGTCGTGGCGCGACCGCTCCAGCGGGGCCCCGGTCCGGCGTCGATCGGACTCCTCGTCCGCGTTGTGCCACTCCGGGCCCCGATCGAGACTGTCCTCGTCGACGACGAGCCCGCAGTCCTCACAGACGATCTCGGTTTCCGACACGCGAATGCGTCCACCACACTCGTCACAGCCGTTCGCACGTGTTCGACCTTCCATAGCTCCCCCCCAACAGTTTCTGTTAGCTATCATACCTTTCTCTTCTTAAATCTTGTTGGAGAAGACAAAAGATAACATATTAGGACAATTATATTCTCTCACACGTTACGGTGGTACAGTTACGGACGTGTTCCGACATTTTACCGTCCCGAGTGGTCCCCGTGGGCGAGTTCGAACCGGGTCGCTTCGCCTCGTCCCCGGATCCGTCCACCGGCCGAGTGATCCCCGTCGTTACAGCGCGATCTCGATGATGCTGACGGTGAGGGCGTACAGCACCATCGACGAGACGAGCGCTCGACCGATGTGGTAGCCAAAGAGCGCCCGGTCCATCCCGTACCGGAGCGCGAGCGAGAGCGGGACCAGGATGAAACACAGGAGAACGAGGTAGACGCCGACGACGATGCCGAGTGACTCGGCCGGGAACGCCGCGGCATCGATGTCGGCGGCCCCCATCATATCTTCGGTCGAGATCATCGCGGCCATTCCGACGGTCGCCCCGGCGACCAGCGGCCCGAAGTACGCCGCCGTGTTGTCGAGCGTGCTCGTGACCTGTTCGAGGCTCCGTTTGGTCTTGCCCTCGACCTCCTCGAGTTCTTCGAGGTGGTCGGCCATCGAGACGATCGCCCGTCCCGCCGGTTTCCCCTCGTTGGAGGCGATCGCGAGCAGGGCGGCCGTCCCCCGGGACCGGGGGCTCGGGACGTCCCTGAGCGCCCCGTACTCGCCGAGGAACGCTTCTTCGACGCCCGTGTGGAGTCGCCGCTGGACGCCGGCGGCGTGGGCGAACACCTCGCCCGTCTCGGCGGGGACCCGTTCGGCCGCGAGTTCGATCGCCGATTCGACGGACTCGCCCTCGGCGACCTGGCGGCCGACGATGTAGAGCGCGTCCGTGAGGTGTTCCTCGACGTCGCGGACGTAGTGTCGAACCTCGAGGATCGGCCCGAAGATCGCGAGCAGGCCGGCGCCGAGGCCGAGGCCGAGGCCGACGATCGGCGCGAGATGAGTGGGACCGACCATCGTCACGACGGCGTAGCCGCTTCCACCCGCGACGATGCCCCACAGGCCACGGAGCCAGAGCCGATCGGGAACGTCGGGGTGGTCGTGGCTCACCTTCGGCGGCGGGAACGCGACCGGTCGCCGGACGAGTATCCAGAGGCTTGCGACGACGAGACTTCCGGGGAGGACGACGTTGTAGAGGAAGACGAAGATCCAGATATTGACCGAAAAGCCGACCACCGGAACGGCGGGAACGAGTGCGATCAGCGCCAGCGGGATCATGATCCCGAACGCGAACAGTCCGGTCGTCGGGGCCCGAATCGAGGCGGTGAAGTCCGCCATCTGGTTGCGCGTACCGGTGAGGACGGCCGAGAGCGATCGATCGAGCGTTCGGACTCGCTCGGCCTCCGGCGCGTCCTGGGCGGTCGCGAGCAGATGCGCCGACCGGCGCAGTGCGGGGAACCACTCGGCCCACTCCTCGGCGAACGACAACAGCCCCGCGTCCGAGGTCCCCATCGCGCGATCGATGTGCGCGTCGAGGCTGTCCGACAGCGGTCCGTCGCCCGTCTCCGCGGCGAACCGGACCGCACTCTCGAGTGCCGGCTGGACCTGCATTCGCAACACGGCTCGCCCGATCAGGTTCGGCGTGTCGCCCAGCGCCTCCGTCCGGCGGAACGCCGCCTGCAGGTGTGGGAGCGAGTGGATCGCCTGGATCGCCGCGACCGGCGTCACGAGCACGAAAAACAGGACGAACGAGAGCGGGGCGGGCGTCAGCAACAGCGGGAGCGGTACCAGCGCACCGACGATGCCGGCCCCGTACCCCGCGCGAACGATCGTCTCGTCGTCGTGTGGCGAGTCGACGAACGAGAGCGAGTCCACGAGGTCGTCGCTCCCCTCGACGTCGTCGGGATACAGCGCGGCCAGGTTCCGGATCAGGGCGGTCGACAGGGTCATCGATCACTCGCGCCCCCGATCGGCGTACACCGCGGCGACTTCCCGCGGACTCGTTCGCCCGTCGTCGGCCAGTCTCGACAGCACATCGGCGCGTTCGGCGACCGCCGCCCGGACGTCGGCGTACTCCTCCTCGGGCCCGGTGAGTCGTTCGACGATCCGGCTCTCCCCGCGATCGATCCGGCCGGTCGGGGCGGCCGCGTCGCCGTCGAGTTCGTACAGCGACTCGAACCAGATATCGTCGCCGTTGGCGATCACCTCCTCGATCCTGGCGACCCGCCGCTCGCGACCGGTCGGCGTCCGGTAGGCCTGGACGGTCACGACGAGGTCCGTGGCTCCGAACGAGGACGGTTCGACCCGAAGATCGGAGACGACGCGCTCGTAGACCTCGTCCGCGCCGTCGCCGTGGATCGTGCCGAGCACGGCGTTCGCGTTCGCACCCACCCGCATCGCCTCGTAGAGGACGCGGGCTTCCTCACCCCGGATCTCCCCGACGACCAGGGCCCCGTCGCCGAGACGGAGCGCGGTCCGGAGCGCCTCGGCGGGCGAGATCTCCGGGCCGTCGCCGGACCCGGTCCGGAGCGCCTGGACGTCCCGATCGACCGACTGGAGCGGGTCGACCGGAAGTTCGGGCGTGTCCTCGATCAGGACGGTCCGGGTGTCCGGCGTCAGTTCGTACAGCAGGGTGCCCAGCAGCGTCGTCTTCCCCGACCCGCGGGTGCCGGCGATCAGCGCGGCGGCGTTGCGCTCGATCGCCACCGAAAGGAACGCCGCGACCGCCGCGGGCATGGTGCCGTTCGCGACGAGGCCGGGCAGCGTGAACCTGTCGTCGGCCTCCTCGCGGAACGCGAAGGCGACCCCCTCCGCGACGGGATCGGTGACGCCGGCGACGCGGACCCCGGTGCCGTTCTCGAGGGCGGCCGTCGCGTCGACCGTCGGGTTCGCCCGCGAAAAGGCCCGCCCGCTGGTCCGGCGGACCCGGGAGGCGAGCGCTCGTGCCCCGTCCGGCGTCAGGTGGACGTTCGTCGTCATCGACTCCCCGTCGACGACGACCCGGATCGGGTTCCGCGATACGGGGGAGGTCACGTAGACGTCCGTCACCCGCGGATCCGCGAACAGATCCTCGAGGATTCCGTAGCCGCTCGTGTGTTTCGAGAGGATCTTCGTCAACAGCGGATCGGCAGATTCGTCGGTCGCGTGCTCGATCGCCCGGGACGCCGCGCGATCGCCCTCGACGTATCCCTCCGCGATGGCCTCGTACCCCTCGACGAGATACCCTCGCTCGGTCTCCGAGAGCGTCCTGTCTACCACGTCGAGCGCGTACAGCGGCACGCTGTCCGTCCGAGCGTAGATCCGCGCCTCGCTCCCCGTTTCGAGCGACTGCACGTCCCGGAGCCTGGCGTCCTCGTCGATCCCCTGGTCGATGAAGTAGTGACCGATGGTGAGGCCGACGGTCGAGGTCAGGGCCGATCCGTAGCCGTCGATCCCGCGCGCGACCGCGTCGAGCCCCGACTCGACTGCGATGTCCGCGACCGGCCCGATCTGGGTCTCCAGTTCCGCGGCCACCTCCAGGGGATCCTGCGCGGCGGCCGCGGCGAGTCGCTCGTCGCGATCACCCAGCAGTTCGACGAACCGACCGGCCGCACCGAGAAGTTCGACGCCTCGTTCGCCGTACCGTCGTTCGATGCCGTTCGATCGCGTGACGATGCCCGTCGCCTCGCGGTCCGTGAGCGCGTCGACGACGGTGTGCCGACACACCGCCGCCGTCGCGAGGTCACCATCGCACTCGCCCGCGTCGACGACGAGCAGCCCGTCCTCGAAGGAGACACGGCAGGCACACGGCCCGTCGGGTTCGTCGTCGTCCAGAAGATAGCCGAGCCCGAGTTCGTCGATGACCGATCGAAGGGTACTCGCCACCCCGTCCTGAGACATGTCGATACTGGCAGCCCGTTCCGGTTTAAAATTATACACGCCGGGCGACGACGATCGGGTCGCCGTCCTCGTCTTCCAGCAGGAGCAATGCGAGGCGCTGCTCCCCGGTCCCGCCGAGTTCGGTCGTCTCGTTACCCTCGGGATCGTTCCAGACGATTTTCTCGTCGACGACCTCCTCCCGGGTCGTCCCGTCTTCGAGCACGTAGCGCGCGTGCGTGTAACTCCCGTTCTCGTGCGGCACGAGTTCGAAGTGGTCGACCCCTTTCGTGGTCAGCGTACTCTCGGGGAACGTCACCTCGACGACGCGCTGCGGATCGGGATGGCCCTGGGGGGTCACCTCCTCGTTGTCCGCCAGCGAGGTCGCGGCGTCGTCGATGGCCGCGATCCCCGCGTCGAGCTGGCGCTCGCTGTTCATCCTGGCTCCACTGTCGACGGCAGGCATCGCGACCGCCAGGAGCGCCACCGTCAGCATCGCGGCGAGGACGTATCGGATCACGGCAACCGGGCGCGAAGTGAGGCGAACAGGCCGGACGAGTCGTCCTCGTCACCGTCTCCCGCCTCGGTCGCGTCGTCACTGGCCGGGTCGCGGTCCTCGGTCACCTCCTCCGCGTCCGATCCCGACAGCCGTCGTTCGATCGCCTGCTGGACGGCCGGCCCGCTGGCCGTCCCGTCCGCCGTGTCGCCGCTCCCGGACGCCGACTCGTCGGTCGCCCCCTCGAGGAGTCTCCCGGCAGTCCCCTCCGCGTCCGCCGTCTCGCCGAAGGGGCCGTCGTCCGCCGCGGCACTCTCTGGCCCCGCTCGGCGCGTGCCGATCCCCCGCGCCTGCTCCGTTCCGCCGGTACTGCCGCCCGAGGGGTGGTCGTCACCGGCGCGTTCCAGTGCCGGCGGGTCCGTCTCCGTGCGGTCCACCCCGGCTGTCCCGTCGTCACCGCCGAGATCGACGGTCTCACGGCCCTCGAGCGCCCGTTCGAGGTCGTCGATCCGGTACTCGAGTCGATCGACGGCGGCGATCGCGGCGTCGGCCTGCTTTTCGACCCCCTCGTTGACCGACTCGACGTTCCCGACGAAGCCGTCGACCGCGTCGACCGATCCCTCGAGTTCTGCGATCCGCCGCTCGTGTTCCTCGAGCCGGGTCTCGAGCCGTTCGAGATCCCGGGTGAGGGCCGCGAGATCGGCGAGTTCGTCGAGTGCGACGTCACCGTCGACGACCGCCCGCTCGACCGCCGAGAGTCGCTGCTCGATCCGCTCGATGTCGCTCATGCCGGGTGTGGCCGACTCATCGTATTTAAACATCACCTCCGGTGGTGCCGCCCGTCCAGGCCCCGGATCCGGTGCGATCGCAGGACGGTCGCGGTTGCACGGTACCTCGGTTCGGCAGATCCTCTCATACGGATCGTTGTACCGTGTTACCGGTGACCGCCGCCCCGGTCGGGCGATCACCGGTAACGAATCACAACAGACCGTATCAATCGTCCGCGACGACGACGTCGCTCGCACTCGGGCTGTCACCGCCGTGGGGCGTGTCCCGCGGTCTGACCTGTGCCGAGTGGATCGTCTCGGTCGCGTCGTCGATGATGACGACTTCGCCGGGCTCGTCCGGTAGCCGATCGGCGTCCGACAGCGAGACGTTCATGTACGTCGGCTGGGCCGCCTGGAGCGCGTCGAGGTCGTCCTGGGAGGTCAGCCGGTGGGAGAGCAGGACGTCGGACTGGGAGATGCCCACCTCCGGGACCGCACTCGGGCGCTGGGTCGCGGAGACGAGGCTCACGCCGGGGGCACGCCCCCGGGTCAGGATCGTCCGGAGCGCGGGTGCGGCAACCCCCCCGAAGAACGTGTGGGCCTCGTCCAGCAACAGCCACGGCAGCCGATCCATCGTCTCGTCTACGCGTGCGCGGTACAGGGCTTCCCCGACGCCGCGACAGACGGCGTTCATCGGCGCAGAATCGAGCCCGGAGACGTCGACGATCGTCACCTCTCCCCCGCCGAGTTCGGCCGCGTCGATCCCGTCCGCGTCGAAGACGCCCCACGCCTCCGCGAGCCGCAGGTGGTTGTCCGCCGCGCGTTTGTCGGTATCGGGGGCGTCGCTCGATTCGACGTGATCGCGCATCCCGTCCATCGTCGATTCGTTCTGTGCGGCCCCCCAGACCAGGCTCCCGGCACCGCTCTCCGGGGAGAGCCCGAGCAGGGAACACCACGATCGCGGATCCAGCGACGACGGCGTGACCGCCGGGTCGTCGATCACCGTCGCCGGAACGCCCTCGCCGGGCGTCGTCTCCGCGAGCGTGTCGAACACGCCCATCGGATCGACGATCACCGGCGCCACGCCGTGGGCCCGCGCGAGGTCTTCGGCGAGTACGCCCATCGTGTAGGACTTCCCGTATCCCCGCTTCCCGACTATCAGCATCGCGTGCGGCCCGTCGAAGTCGAGGTGCAGGTCCGCCCCCTCGCTCCCGTCGCGGGCCCGGTAGGCACCGAGGTGGCCGACGGGCCCGCTCTCTACGTCGTCACCGCGTCCGATTACGAAGCTCACACCGACCTTCGACCCGCCTTCGTTTTTGAACCTTTGGTCCAACATTTAAGTCAGAAGGCGGGACCAAGGAGGGGCATGGTGCCGAACACACTGCTGTCGGACGACTCCGACAGGCCGGCCCGTTCGCGATCGTTCACCGAGGACGATCGCGCGATCGAAGGCTTGCCGATCCGGCTGGTGATCGCGCTCGTGGTCGGCGTGGCCGCGCTGGCATTGATGTTGAATATGCTGGGGACGATCGGGACTGTCGGTGATACCGAGGTGACGGCTGAAATCGACGATACCGATCAGGTAATCGAAGCTGGCCAAAAGCAGGACGTCACTATTGACGTTATCGACGAGAACGGAAACGAGGTTGAAGATGCGACAATCATCGTGACTGCTGGTTCAGCCCAACTCAATGGACCTGCAGATGAGTACACTGGTAGTAGTTCTAATTCGGCAGATGTGACTATCGACCCTGACCTCCGTGCTGATCAAGACAAGGGTACGCTCGAGATAGATGTCGTTCCTCCCTCCGATAGCAATTACATTGACGAACAGCCTAATGCCGAAATCGTCGTCGTCGATCGTTAATACGGATCTAAAAACATATAGTGAAAATAATAACTTAATATGAAAAAACAAACATCAGTGCGGATTCTACTCTGCTTCGGATTGAT
Encoded here:
- a CDS encoding DUF7125 family protein; the encoded protein is MIAIAGAKGGCGKTVTTLGLTEGFARTGTPAVAIDADRQLPNLHVMGGVDREPTLAALTADTSVRAVAQTSPRTSSAGIVPAPKSSDDLDFEAAFERAEVDSVQTIVDCPSGAGPDVVEPLSAADGVIVVTTDSDRSLTAAETTVEMARRLGVPVLGAVLNRCDEVPAAVESWVDVPVLGVVPETESPLTDGDATTAYETIVETLQTRNATDRTPPEYDDDLLQIGTDALDRRLGGGLAPGSVVGLTAEPASQSEQFCYEATAPRGTLYLSTERTAANVSRAIESASVETGNPTIRHVGGATALEDATEMIEKLPDGATLVVDPVDPLERHDRFEYVSFLNELKERMVETGSVALLHCLNGSDRPANRSATVHAVDAVFDLHTVAPGLGTDVEHYLSIPKFRADSTFTETIELDFEGPKPVPIETGAESD
- a CDS encoding transcription initiation factor IIB; the protein is MEGRTRANGCDECGGRIRVSETEIVCEDCGLVVDEDSLDRGPEWHNADEESDRRRTGAPLERSRHDRGLSTEIGFGTGTEVTGNRQRQLVRMRRQHNRARFSSKAERNKAYGFTEIRRLVSSLSLPTAVREQSCTLFESAQHENLLCGRSLEGFSAAAVYATCRVQSIARTMDEVVERARAEKNELKAAYDALNRELGLPVGPISPVEYLPRYTSRLDLEADVENRAREYATWLLESGRMGGKNPSGVAAACIYRAAYDHGVDVTQTDVADLANVSRMAIRSTATELKNYG
- a CDS encoding type II secretion system F family protein, whose product is MTLSTALIRNLAALYPDDVEGSDDLVDSLSFVDSPHDDETIVRAGYGAGIVGALVPLPLLLTPAPLSFVLFFVLVTPVAAIQAIHSLPHLQAAFRRTEALGDTPNLIGRAVLRMQVQPALESAVRFAAETGDGPLSDSLDAHIDRAMGTSDAGLLSFAEEWAEWFPALRRSAHLLATAQDAPEAERVRTLDRSLSAVLTGTRNQMADFTASIRAPTTGLFAFGIMIPLALIALVPAVPVVGFSVNIWIFVFLYNVVLPGSLVVASLWILVRRPVAFPPPKVSHDHPDVPDRLWLRGLWGIVAGGSGYAVVTMVGPTHLAPIVGLGLGLGAGLLAIFGPILEVRHYVRDVEEHLTDALYIVGRQVAEGESVESAIELAAERVPAETGEVFAHAAGVQRRLHTGVEEAFLGEYGALRDVPSPRSRGTAALLAIASNEGKPAGRAIVSMADHLEELEEVEGKTKRSLEQVTSTLDNTAAYFGPLVAGATVGMAAMISTEDMMGAADIDAAAFPAESLGIVVGVYLVLLCFILVPLSLALRYGMDRALFGYHIGRALVSSMVLYALTVSIIEIAL
- a CDS encoding type II/IV secretion system ATPase subunit; this encodes MSQDGVASTLRSVIDELGLGYLLDDDEPDGPCACRVSFEDGLLVVDAGECDGDLATAAVCRHTVVDALTDREATGIVTRSNGIERRYGERGVELLGAAGRFVELLGDRDERLAAAAAQDPLEVAAELETQIGPVADIAVESGLDAVARGIDGYGSALTSTVGLTIGHYFIDQGIDEDARLRDVQSLETGSEARIYARTDSVPLYALDVVDRTLSETERGYLVEGYEAIAEGYVEGDRAASRAIEHATDESADPLLTKILSKHTSGYGILEDLFADPRVTDVYVTSPVSRNPIRVVVDGESMTTNVHLTPDGARALASRVRRTSGRAFSRANPTVDATAALENGTGVRVAGVTDPVAEGVAFAFREEADDRFTLPGLVANGTMPAAVAAFLSVAIERNAAALIAGTRGSGKTTLLGTLLYELTPDTRTVLIEDTPELPVDPLQSVDRDVQALRTGSGDGPEISPAEALRTALRLGDGALVVGEIRGEEARVLYEAMRVGANANAVLGTIHGDGADEVYERVVSDLRVEPSSFGATDLVVTVQAYRTPTGRERRVARIEEVIANGDDIWFESLYELDGDAAAPTGRIDRGESRIVERLTGPEEEYADVRAAVAERADVLSRLADDGRTSPREVAAVYADRGRE
- a CDS encoding DUF7311 family protein; translation: MIRYVLAAMLTVALLAVAMPAVDSGARMNSERQLDAGIAAIDDAATSLADNEEVTPQGHPDPQRVVEVTFPESTLTTKGVDHFELVPHENGSYTHARYVLEDGTTREEVVDEKIVWNDPEGNETTELGGTGEQRLALLLLEDEDGDPIVVARRV
- a CDS encoding DUF7310 family coiled-coil domain-containing protein → MSDIERIEQRLSAVERAVVDGDVALDELADLAALTRDLERLETRLEEHERRIAELEGSVDAVDGFVGNVESVNEGVEKQADAAIAAVDRLEYRIDDLERALEGRETVDLGGDDGTAGVDRTETDPPALERAGDDHPSGGSTGGTEQARGIGTRRAGPESAAADDGPFGETADAEGTAGRLLEGATDESASGSGDTADGTASGPAVQQAIERRLSGSDAEEVTEDRDPASDDATEAGDGDEDDSSGLFASLRARLP
- a CDS encoding ATP-binding protein, with translation MSFVIGRGDDVESGPVGHLGAYRARDGSEGADLHLDFDGPHAMLIVGKRGYGKSYTMGVLAEDLARAHGVAPVIVDPMGVFDTLAETTPGEGVPATVIDDPAVTPSSLDPRSWCSLLGLSPESGAGSLVWGAAQNESTMDGMRDHVESSDAPDTDKRAADNHLRLAEAWGVFDADGIDAAELGGGEVTIVDVSGLDSAPMNAVCRGVGEALYRARVDETMDRLPWLLLDEAHTFFGGVAAPALRTILTRGRAPGVSLVSATQRPSAVPEVGISQSDVLLSHRLTSQDDLDALQAAQPTYMNVSLSDADRLPDEPGEVVIIDDATETIHSAQVRPRDTPHGGDSPSASDVVVADD
- a CDS encoding DUF7382 domain-containing protein codes for the protein MVPNTLLSDDSDRPARSRSFTEDDRAIEGLPIRLVIALVVGVAALALMLNMLGTIGTVGDTEVTAEIDDTDQVIEAGQKQDVTIDVIDENGNEVEDATIIVTAGSAQLNGPADEYTGSSSNSADVTIDPDLRADQDKGTLEIDVVPPSDSNYIDEQPNAEIVVVDR